The Arvicola amphibius chromosome 4, mArvAmp1.2, whole genome shotgun sequence genome includes the window ccaTACTGTGGGGAGAGAGGCTGGGCTTCCGAAGCCTACTTGCGCTTCCTCAGGATCATGTACATGAGGCCGCTGATGAAAGTGAAGGAGAAGGATACCCAGGCTAGAATGAAGGAGTAGCCATAGCTGCCTTCCTGCGCCAGGTAATAGACTTTGTAGTTCTGTTGGTGGAGGTCTTGGCGCCGGTCTGTATAAATGGAAGCCCCGATCATGGCGCATAAACCTGTCAGGAACCAAGCCAGGGGTCAGATATATTGCAGACCACGGTGTAACTTGGAACTAGCCTAACACTTGGTAATGTACTCCCACCAGCTTAAGAGTCAGACCTCAAGTTCCTTCCCCAGCCTCCGAGAGCCCGTCTGGTCTGAGCCTGCACATTCTAGCCCTCACAGTTCCGGGCTCTTCATCTGAGGCTTCTACCCGGCACACTGCTCCTTCCGCTGTGTACCCAGACAACACACTGTAGATTGTGGTTGTCGTGCTCAGAAAACCCACGCTCCTGCTTCATGCTTCAGGgacacctccccttccccccaactAAATCCAAACTCCTCCATAGTAAGTGTGTGGCTCACTTCTCCCTTCTGGGTGTTCCCCAACTTCTCTCCTCCAGTCATTTTGATGGAGGCGCAATGCAGGCACAGCATAAGTTACATAAGAAGAGCACGTGTGTGCTCCTTTCTGCAGGATGGAATCTGCATGTACCTGCTGCTAATGGTCTGCTTGTTCTGAGTTAACCTTAACTCTAGATCTCATCCAAATTGCCTACTGAGAAGAAACGCAAGACTTGCTGGCCTTGGTGCCTGCAGGAGAGCTgatgaagtgggaggaggagtCTTGGAAACAGGAACTACCCCGCAAGAAGGAGCCTGGGGAAAGAACCAGAAGGCCCGCTTTGCTCCGGCTCCCAAGACTGCCAGCTACTGGAATAACATATGGTTTAAAGATTCGGTTCTCTGCTGCAGGCAGTAGCGACTGCTTCCAGTTCCACTTACACGACATGAGCTGGATGATGGCGGTCAGGATGAACCTCTCTCCCTGCTTGAGGCGGAAGAGCTggagcaggaagatgaggaaggagaGGCTGCAGAGAATGGTGGAGAGGATCATGGTGGCCTGCACGGCCTGCATGATGGAGTAATCTGTGGGCAGAAGGCGAAGGCATATCTGAGGACCGAGGCATCACAGAGGGGTCCCAGGACTGCTTACAGTCAGGCATGTCTGCCCAACCTTTGGACATGGCAACACAATATTGCCGTCTATAAACCACATTGAGATCCGCACAGCCAAGGGAAAGCTCACGTCTTAAGGAAATTTACAGCATTGATTGGACCCCCTCAACCCTAGCTGTGTGCTACAGGCTGCAGATTGGATACACCTGGCCAGCGGAACGCTCCCGCTGCTGTGGAATCTTGCACCCAGCTCCCTCTAGTGTCCAGCCAGGCACTTGACCAAAACACCAACTTGGCCAGAAGATGGAGCCAGAACTCATTACTCTGACTTCCTGCTCTGGGTCGAACTTGACCTGTTTGGCTCAGGAACAGAAGTACAGCCCCGGAGCTCAAAGGGCAGCTTCCTTGCTTACCCGAGGCTGGCTGGAGGGAGCGCCGCTCACTGAGGCCCGAGGAGAAGTTTACAGCAGTGGAATTTAATGCATCCCAGCTGCATGCACATCAGGGGCCAGCAGAGGACGCCTGGCTCAGGTTCCTTATTTTTTCTGGGGGACAAACATACTCTCCAGCACAAACGCATTGCCTGACTCCACTCCTCAGGGCCAAAATCAGGTGCAAGGAAGCTGTGGAATGTGTGTGGCAGGGCTGCCTGGGTAGAAAGGACCTTGTGGGGTGTTAAGAATGTTTCCTAGTTAGTTTTCAATGGTGGCTTGCTAGGAAGGagtatataaaattgtcaaaactCATTGAGCCCAGGAGCCCTTAAGAAGTGTATATCCCCATATTTGCTAATGACAACTCTGTTCTAAAATCAATTACCAAACTTCACCGGACAAAAAGAACAGGAACACCGGACACTGAAAACACTCATCTGGGGGCTTCTAGAGCCTCCTGGGGAATTTCAAAGTGGGCCAAGGCTGTGACCCTGTGGCTCTGAACATCACTTATTAAATTTTCCATGGAGCCACCAAGAACAGCTTGTTTGAGCTGCTGTTACTCTGGGGTGGGTGCCTAGAATCTGTATTTTTAGCAAGTGTCCCAGGTGATTCATGCCTGGTGATGAGGCAAATGTAGAAACTGGTTTTGTGAGGAAAATGACTCTATACTTTTAGAATAGGCTTTCTTGGCATTGGATTGCAAAGTGTGCCACTGGCAGCTAGCTGTCAGTACAGGCGAAGCTCAGCAAGGCACGGAGAGCAgaaactcagtgtgtgtgtgtgtgtgtgtgtgtgtgtgtgtgtgtggtgttgccTTGCTGTGGCTTCTGCATTCCTGGAGGCCTCAGGACCTGGCTCATGCACAGGGTTAGCGCCTCATAGCACCTGCTAAGAGCCCTCCATATGCAAAACCTTCTGCATTTCTGGACTCCACAACCATTTTTGAGGTATGTGGATTGGGGGAGAGcccagaaagttccagaaaacaaaatttgaatttGTCATGTACCAGACCGGATCCACACAGATGAAATGACATACAGCGATTGTATCCAATGTCATAAGTCATCTAGAAACCAAAGCATAGAGGCGGGCATGCATAGGTTCCATGTAAATTTGTGCCATGTTACATCCTTTGGGATccttggggaggggcagagggcgTCTCAGAGCCAGTCCTGCAGATTCAGAGGCACAGCTACAACTGCATGTCAGGCACTTATGTTTCTGTCTTAACACAAAGAAAATGGGGATGGAcgggctggagagagctcagtgtGTTACAGCGTCCGCCGCCTTGCTAGACAACCTGAGttatggaaggcagagagaactgactcccacggATTGTCCTTTGATGTCCACGTGTGTGCCATGCCCTTTGATGCAGCCAGTGTGGTCAGACTTCACCGAGGGTCCCTGGCTTTTAGTCTAGcattttctcctgctttcatatGACACCAGTTTACCACCGATGGTAGGACCAGAATGAATTAACATATGGAAATAAATTTACGTGTGGAAAAAGTCTGAGCtggcatgattttctttttagtcAGCAAAGAGTCAGGCAATACATAATTCAAGCTTCTGGTcgcatttcttcttctttttttatcttttttttgcgggggggggggggattttgttCCTTTCACAACTCTTAAGATGTCAGAACCATCCTTAGCTCCTGGGCCACACTAAAAAGGCCTTGGGCTGAGTTTAGCTGGCAGGACACAGATCCCTGCAATAACATGGAAATAATCCCACATGGAGAGCAAGGAACACAAACAACAGAGGCCCAAAACCACTGTCTCTGGGCACACAGACTGTCCTGACAGACCCTGGTTCCCACCGCAGCGAACTCTTCCCAGGGCTCATGTCAGCATGACATTCAGGGACGGAGGGCAAGAGCAGCGCCCTAGGTCTGCTGAGGTGGGCCTGCCTGGGCCTGCCTGGGCCTGCCTGGGTTTGTTAGGGGGGCACCAAAGCTCTACTCACCTGTGAACTCATCGCTGCCACTCAGGTCATTGATCTCTGTGCAGTTTGTATTGTTGATGCACACTCTCCAGATGTCCGCTGAGAAGTCTTCTCCAACCCACCAGGCCTGCAAAGGCAACGGGAGCTGCTGGTTAAGATGCAGATGCCCAGTGCTGCTGGCCTGAGGAGTAACTGAGGGCCCTTCTCAGAGGGCAGAGCACAGCGAGTCTCCTGGAGACTTCATTCAAATGCACACTCCTAGTCAAGAGGCCTCAGGTCAGTTCTGGGTCTGTACCAAGTCCCTTGGGATGCCAGGCTGCAAGTCCTCAGAAGGACCTGAGGTGGCCCATGTTCTCATGATGAGTTAGCAGCCATCAGAGTAAATGGAGACCAGTTCTACCAGAATGGCAGGGGCAATGTGTAAAAGAAAGGATAACGCCAAGGCATAGCCTGCTACAGTAGCAAGGGAAAGGAACCAGGCTGGACGTCTGGAGGCTGAAAATGTGGCACATGTACAAAATGGAACTGaaataaaatcatgacatttgcaggaaaatgggtaaaCACACCAGGCTCAGGGAGACTGACACTCACGGTTTCTCTTAGATGAAGAACCAGATTCacgactgtgtatgtgtgtgtattatgtgtgtgcttataGGTCACAGGACTAGGACTGGGGTCAGAGCCCGGGAGAAGACTTTAAAAAGGAGGGAAATAGAAGGTAATGGAATTCAAATGATCAGACAGCTGAAGGGGCTCATTGGGGAagaaggaactagctggaggagGGGAGCCAAGGAAGGGCGGGAGGGGAAGGGAGCCAATGAGAACAAAGGATGACATCACACCTGTATGAAGATGCCATGAGAAAACCCATTACTCTGTACATTAACCCTAAAAATCAGTTCAGAAAAGCATCCAaggcctggcaagatggctcgggGATGAAGAAAGGCTCTTGCTTCTGAGCCCGGTGACCTGATttattcccaggatccacatggtggaaggaaagaatcagctccagaaagttgtcctctgacctctacacatgtgcccCGCCCCCCCCCGAAGCAAggaatgaaaaatagaaatgcttaaattttttaacattcaaacaataaaccaattaaaataaaatgaaagggggCATCCTGTGATGAGCAGAGGAGACTCCGCCTTGGCCCAGTGCCTTTATTTCCCCTTGTACTTCTGTTCCTGCCCCTTACCTTTGACGGTCCACCTCTTACTTTCTGTCCCTCAAAAGCTGGGTGCCTCCTTCCCACCCACTGGGCCCACAAACACCCCGTGTTCCCACTTCACATCCAGCCTCAAGGGCAAGCACAATTTCAAGTACATACCAAGCACAGGCTGACTCACTGGCTGGCACACCTCTGTCCATCATCCTAGTGCCATGCTAATATAAACACCTGGGAGTGGGAGCGCATTCCAGCGCTCCCCCCCGTACCCCCTCTTCCGTGCCCATCTAACCCTTTCACTAAGCCTGGGAAATCTCTGGGATCCTAAAGGACTAGCTGTAGGAACAtacgtgcacacgcgcgcgcgcacttgtacacacacacacacacacacacgaagaaccTTCAGTTCATTTTTTTCACACTGTAGGCCCTTTCCTTGGAGGCTCGGAACACTTCAAACCAACACATCTATGTGACCGCAGCCTGGGCCACTCAGCAGCTTGGCAAGACCCTCGAGGAGGCTGTGTCCACATCCTCCGGCAGAGCCTAACAAGAAGCCTCTGGGATGGGTCAAGTCCTCGCTCTCCCTCTTACTACAGAGTACATTCTGGCAAGGGCCAGAACTGACTGAAGGTTCAGTCCATCTGGGAGCTATCAGAGGCAAGCCCCTGCCTCCCAGATAGCCCAAGATGATGCACACAAGAGGGCTGAATCCTGCCAAGGAGATCACTGGAGTGACGAATGTGAGACTTAATGGTACCACTGCTGTGATTAACCAGGAGGTAAACATGCAGACAGCACTGGGGGCCATGTGCACAGTGCACATCAGCTCTCGGGATTCAGGAATGTGGCTGTCCACTTGGTTAGACTAAGGGATGACTAGAGGCtaaacacacctctgggtgtcTGTGAGGGATTTCCCAAGAGAGCTGACATGGGAGAGTAATGGGAGAAAATAGATGCCCCCGCATGGGAGGGGGGTGCTATCTAACCAATGAGCTGGGGGCCTGGATGGGAGGACATTGGAGGAAGGGCTGTGCAGTTCGTGGATGTGTCTGTctggtgtggtgtgtgcgtgaAGGTGCTTTTCTTCATGAGTGATGCTGTCTGTCACTACCACCATCCTCCACTGCCATGGGAATGCAGTGTCTTTGGCTGTCCATCACGGGCTGATGACCTGCTCTCCATTTCTCCACacttcagtgccagcctggggcTGCTGAGGCATCCAGCCTTGGGGACTTAGCAGCTCTGGGGCTCTTGACCTCTCCAGTGTGAACACTGCTGTTGGACCACTCTGCTCATATCAGCCGATCTAAAGCTCACATACACACTGCTTACACAACAGACAGACGCAcagcatgcacaaacacacacacacacacacacacacacacaccagacagagATACACCATAGTagacatacatcacacataccagacagatacacacaccacacatacacctaccagatagatacacatataccacacataaacacacacatacatatcatataGATATactcaacacaaacacacacacacacactcctatagATGCCCAACTGGTTGGCCTTCTgagcagttttctttctcttaacaGTCTCTTTGGTTTGAAATGACCAGATGAAGCCAGGCATGGGACAAGACCAGATCTCCATTAGAAATATCACCTCCTGCCTGGGACAAGGGGCTATCAAATACTCTCTTGCTAATACAGCTGCCAGCTGGACCCTGAAGGAACAAGTTACATGTCAGGGGCCTGTGGAGAGTTTGGAAAGTTCCACTCAGGAAATTTGATGGGGAGTCTATAAGTGGGCAAGTAACTCAGGGCCTGGCTGGGAACACAGTGCTTGATTAGTAACATAGTGGCTAGTTAGTAACACAGAGCCTGGTTAGTAACACAGTGCCTGGCTAATAAGAAGATGCAGGGGACACGGAGGAGGTGGCTGGATTGGTCATCCAGGCTGATTTTGCTTCCTGCAGGACAGCTACGAACATCTGGAGAAAACATCCCTTCAACTATGAGTGGATCACAACGTAGTGATGAAGGCCAGGGATGTTCCTAGACCACTGCAAGGTGCGAGATGGCCTTCGGCATGAATGATCATGCCATTAGCCACCATGAATAGAGCAGCAGAGATCATGGCTGTGCAAGCAGCCCTGAGGTAGGATATAGGCCTTTGAGAATACACCTTCTGGGTATGTAGTATGGTTAGGGGAGTACCAGTGCtaattttagtaaaattttaccttattttttttaaaaaaatcaggtcaCACAGCATTAGGTGTCGCTCTGCCACTGTCAAAGTAAGTTTGTTCTCCCTGTTCCTCCTCCCCGTCTTCCTGCTCCGCCCTTAACCGTGCCCACACCCATAGCCTCCTTTCTCTTGCGCCTCGCACGTCCTGCCATGCTCCCTCCTTACCTCCTTACCTTCGAgtgggttgttgtttgtttttaaaaaatactttgactatttcatacatgtatacaatgtgtttGGGGCCCTTTCGCCAGCATCACcgtctcccctcctccactcacacagaacctacttcctccagcaagtccCATCACGCTGTTGTGTCTTTCCCACTGAGTTTATCTGGTAGTGCCTGTGTGAGCATGGGTCACGGTTATTTGCTGGCACACAGGCACCTTGCCAgcagctacaccactgaagagaatgctgtcatttgttttcttgatgatagtcACTCTGATAGGGGTGAGATGGAATCTTATAGGAGCTTTAATTTGCATTAATGATGCAATTAATgatcctgatggctaaggatgttgttgaacaccttaaaaatatttaagattttaacTCCTTGTCTAAAGCAAAAGAGGCAAAACCttagaaaacatattttgtatcctaattttaaaagcaaaatagaaaaaaaaaaaaagcaaaatagtagccggggagatggttcagtggttaaggacatttgctgcttttgcagaggaaccaggttcaattcccagcacccacatggtggctcgcaaccatctgtaactccagttccaggggtccaaAGTCCTTTTTCTGATCTCTTTAAGGCACCAGACACTCAAAGGTGGTTCATAGACAGGCATGTAGGCAGATAtccaaatacacaaaataaataagtttaaagaataaaataaaaacactgagtaGAAAAAAGGAattagggtgctggagagatggctcagaggttaagagcattgcctgctcttccaaaggtcctgagttcaattcccagcaaccacatggtggctcacaaccatctgtaatggggtctggtgccctcttctggcctgcaggcatacacacagacagaatattgtatacataataaataaataaatactaaaaaaacaagaaagaaagaaagaaagaaagaaagaaagaaagaaagaaagaaagaaagaattatctAGCTCTGAATGACAATGGTCCCGAGGCTGAGAACCACAGGGAGTGGGACTTACCCTCAGGGCTGctggaagacacacacaccacatcagctagcccaggctagccccagcCAAACCTGAGCACAGGATGCTCCCAAAGTTCCATGCGTGCCCAGGATGAGAGCACCGaggcctgggctggggagatgccttaGCAGAGAGGACACCCACAGATCCCAATCACACCCTCCCGTTCTCCACCCTGCTGTGTGGTCTTTACTGCCCCATGACTTCAGGGTGGTTGATGAGGATAGGAACTCACATTGTTAATGGTGGAAATAAACAGCAGCGCCGCACAGATGATGTGGAAGACGATGATGAAGGCCAGAATCACCAACATGTTCACAGGGCAGTGAAGGCCAAGGGGCAGCTGGAAAATCCAGAGAGGGatgaagagccagaggatggcAGAGGAAAATCCACACCTGCCAACGACAAGACAAAACTCACATCAACGACTTTTAACAGTTCTTCCTGTTTTCCTGCCTTGAAGCCCAGAGGCTCTGCACTGCTGGACCCAAGTGGAACAGGAGGGTGAAGACGGATTAAAACCTCACATTCAGAGCTGGGACAGTAGCTCAACGTGTAGAGTGCTtgtttagcatgcatgaggcctgggttcgattccccACCACTGCATAAAAATGGAGGCATAtgcctattatcccagcactTCGAAATGGAGGAAGCAGCACAGTGAGTTAGAGGCTAAAGGCCAGGCTCAGTTgcatgagaaactgtctcaagagCAACAGGGGCCAGACACATGGATCTACAAGTCCCTGCCGCATCAACATGctagtctgatgacctgagctcaatcccggGAAGAActactccacagagttgtcccctgaccaccacatgtgtgctgtggcatgcatgcctACACAGAGCACACAACAGACATGTACGCAtgtacattttggttttttttttttttttttttttttttttttgagatagagtctcactatgcagaccagactagcctggaattcatggagattcacctgcctttgcatcccaagctctggattaaaggtatatgctactGAGTTCAGTTTACATATACATTTGAACAGTGTTGGCTCCTGACAGGTGTGATTTCATTTTCATCGCTGATCCCACAGGAAG containing:
- the Emp2 gene encoding epithelial membrane protein 2, whose protein sequence is MLVILAFIIVFHIICAALLFISTINNAWWVGEDFSADIWRVCINNTNCTEINDLSGSDEFTDYSIMQAVQATMILSTILCSLSFLIFLLQLFRLKQGERFILTAIIQLMSCLCAMIGASIYTDRRQDLHQQNYKVYYLAQEGSYGYSFILAWVSFSFTFISGLMYMILRKRK